The following are from one region of the Quercus robur chromosome 1, dhQueRobu3.1, whole genome shotgun sequence genome:
- the LOC126724072 gene encoding BURP domain-containing protein 6-like has protein sequence MLKAVQDSLSSDDTRFFNPPNLGLSNEKLEGMENVDTTFFIETDLRPGKKMKLHFTNTANGATFLPRQVAKSIPLSSDKLPDILNRFSVKENSVEAKVIKSTIKMCETPGTAGEDGVCATSLESLVDFSVSKLGKNVQVLSTQVLKETKKQEYRITGVHRINANKGVVCHKQNYAYAVFYCHEIHDAGTYMVPLVSSDGTKVNAIAACHTDASVANAFKVLKVKPGTVPICHFLASDTLLWVPNSMYKERL, from the exons ATGCTGAAAGCTGTTCAGGATTCTTTGAGCTCTGATG ATACGAGGTTCTTCAACCCTCCTAATCTTGGCTTGAGCAATGAAAAACTTGAGGGCATGGAAAATGTTGACACCACTTTTTTCATTGAAACCGATTTGCGTccgggaaaaaaaatgaagttgcACTTCACCAATACTGCAAATGGGGCAACTTTCTTACCTCGTCAAGTGGCAAAGTCCATTCCCCTTTCAAGTGACAAGTTACCGGATATTCTAAATCGCTTTTCTGTAAAAGAAAATTCTGTGGAAGCAAAGGTAATAAAAAGCACAATTAAGATGTGTGAGACACCAGGCACTGCTGGAGAAGATGGTGTATGTGCAACATCCTTAGAATCATTAGTAGATTTTAGCGTTTCGAAGTTGGGAAAAAATGTTCAAGTACTTTCAACCCAGGTGCTAAAAGAAACTAAGAAGCAAGAGTATCGCATAACAGGAGTGCATAGGATTAATGCAAACAAAGGGGTTGTGTGTCACAAGCAAAACTATGCGTATGCTGTTTTCTATTGCCATGAAATCCATGACGCAGGGACTTACATGGTTCCATTGGTGTCCTCTGATGGGACAAAAGTAAATGCAATAGCTGCTTGCCACACTGATGCATCAGTTGCAAACGCTTTTAAGGTGCTCAAAGTTAAGCCAGGAACTGTCCCTATATGCCACTTTCTTGCTAGTGATACCCTTCTCTGGGTTCCTAATTCGATGTATAAAGAAAGGCTCTAG